CCGCCACGAGGCCGATCCACACAAGAAGCAGCCGCCAGGCCGCAGAGGGGTCATCGGGGATCGTGGCGGCGGCCGTCACCAGCACCGGCATGGTGGCGCCGCTCAATGAGAAGGGGCGGGTCGACTCGACGACATCCCGGACCCGGGCACGCATGGGCCGCGCCGTGGGAGACGCGCTAGTCGACATCGCTTGGCACTCCCGCCGTCAACGGCACGCGGGTCCGGCGCCCGATGCCCTTTGTGTGGTCCGTGACGAAGAGTTCGGTGACTCGCAAGCGCACGGCCACCAGATCGGGAATGCGCTCAACGAACCGCTGCAGGGTGGGCGCCTTGCGGAGCAGCTGCTCGCGCACGTCGTTCACTTCGCGAAGGAGGCCCAGCTCCTGGCCCTGGGCCTTGCCCTGGAGAAAGCGGTCCGGCTGGGGACCGTTGATGGCGAAGGCGGCTTCGGACGCTGCACGCAAGTTCGCGAGGGTCAGGGCTTCCGGTTTGAGGTTGATGAGCAGGTCAAGACCGTCGTCCGTCCACCGTTCTGCATACCAGACGGTTGCGATCCAGAGCCCCGCGGGTCCGTGGGTGGCGACCGTGACGTGATTGTGGCCGGCCAGAACCTCGGCGGCGACTTGTCGCACGTCGTGCTCCACGAGCATGCCCTCCTTCGGTGAAGGCCTCGTCAGGTGACGGCATCGTAGGGGACGGCGGCGCGCCACCGGGC
Above is a genomic segment from Clostridia bacterium containing:
- a CDS encoding pyridoxamine 5'-phosphate oxidase family protein: MLVEHDVRQVAAEVLAGHNHVTVATHGPAGLWIATVWYAERWTDDGLDLLINLKPEALTLANLRAASEAAFAINGPQPDRFLQGKAQGQELGLLREVNDVREQLLRKAPTLQRFVERIPDLVAVRLRVTELFVTDHTKGIGRRTRVPLTAGVPSDVD